A stretch of the Deltaproteobacteria bacterium genome encodes the following:
- a CDS encoding ABC transporter substrate-binding protein, giving the protein MPGKAGIHTWLMLHDDKVDFGLRRHDGRGERMLNLSVVLLLILSLLSFRKEASAAAAPGKKLVIAYAAMNARVCPLWAPKERGLFTKYGFDAEPLFVRGAPTLVSAMASNEIEVGYTGGTAVIGAVASGSDLKVLSALTNRVTYEVVARPNIKTAEDLRGKKFGVQAIGGTVWMGAILALEHLGLDPDRDKIAIIAAGDQSVLAQAVAQGTVDATVLDGVQARPLAAKGLNILADLGKLNLPILSSSIVARDPYIQKNPQMVENVIKSVIEGAAFCLSAKEKPNTLKILQKYLRVSEKDAEEGYRDMVSGLDRRPYANPAGATNVIRLMKRSNPKVENVKPENLIDDRIMKRLDQSGFIDEVLNRYGVK; this is encoded by the coding sequence ATGCCGGGTAAGGCCGGCATCCACACATGGCTCATGTTGCACGATGACAAAGTGGATTTCGGCCTACGCCGGCATGACGGAAGAGGAGAACGTATGTTGAATCTGTCAGTAGTTTTGCTTTTAATTTTGAGCCTTCTGAGCTTTCGCAAGGAAGCATCCGCCGCAGCGGCCCCCGGCAAGAAACTCGTTATCGCCTACGCCGCCATGAATGCGCGGGTCTGCCCGCTTTGGGCGCCCAAGGAGCGCGGCTTGTTCACCAAATACGGCTTCGATGCGGAGCCGTTGTTTGTGCGTGGCGCGCCGACTTTGGTTTCCGCGATGGCGTCCAACGAAATCGAAGTAGGTTACACCGGCGGCACCGCGGTCATCGGCGCGGTGGCTTCAGGTTCGGACTTGAAGGTGCTCTCGGCGCTGACCAATCGGGTCACCTATGAAGTGGTGGCGCGGCCCAACATCAAGACGGCGGAGGACCTGCGCGGCAAGAAGTTTGGCGTCCAGGCTATCGGCGGCACGGTATGGATGGGCGCGATTCTGGCACTCGAACATCTCGGCCTCGATCCCGATCGTGACAAGATCGCGATTATCGCCGCGGGCGATCAATCGGTGTTGGCTCAAGCCGTGGCCCAAGGCACGGTGGACGCGACCGTCCTCGACGGCGTGCAGGCGCGACCCTTGGCGGCTAAGGGGCTGAACATTCTAGCCGATTTGGGCAAGCTCAATCTGCCTATCTTGAGCTCGTCCATCGTTGCACGCGACCCCTATATTCAGAAAAATCCACAAATGGTGGAGAACGTCATCAAGTCGGTGATCGAAGGCGCGGCATTTTGCTTGTCGGCCAAGGAAAAGCCTAACACCCTCAAGATCCTACAAAAGTATTTGCGCGTTTCGGAGAAAGACGCCGAGGAAGGCTACCGCGACATGGTGAGCGGTCTCGATCGTAGGCCTTATGCCAATCCCGCCGGCGCGACCAACGTGATCCGTCTGATGAAGCGCAGCAACCCGAAAGTCGAAAACGTCAAGCCCGAAAACTTGATCGACGATCGCATCATGAAACGGCTCGATCAGAGCGGATTTATTGACGAAGTGCTGAATCGGTATGGCGTGAAATGA